A window of Clostridium novyi genomic DNA:
TCCATATATTATTATTCTTTTTATTATAGGATTTAAAGGGAAACTTTTAATATCATTTGTTCTTGTATTTATGCATGAAATAGTACACTATATAACTGCTAAAAGGCTTGGATTTAAAGGTTTTGGTATAGAAATTCTTCCCATAGGGGCTGTTCTTAAACTTAGAGATTTAGATGAAGCAGACCCTAAAGAGGATTTGATAATATCTTTAAGTGGACCTTTATTTAATTTAATTTTTGCTATGATAAGCTATTTATTAAATATAAAGTTTTCTAATGAGTACCTACAGTTATTATATATTAGTAATTTAGCTTTAGGTGCTTTTAATTTAATTCCAGCATTGCCTTTAGATGGTGGAAGAATACTCAGAGATATTTTAGCTTTTAAGACTTTTTATAAAAGAGCTAATAAAATAACTGTTAATGTAAGTTTAGTAATTGGAAGTTTGATATCAGCATATTTTCTTATATTAATAGTATTGGGATTTAAAAACGTTAGTATAGGTATTATTGGATTTTTAATAATAGTTACGTCATATAAAGAAAAAGAAAGGATAGTTTATTTAATTATGGGAGATATAATTAAGAAAAAATGTAAATTGATAACAAAGGGTTATATAGAGAATAAAAGTGTTTCGATATATTATAAAAAGAATTTATTAGATGCATTAGGTGTTATAGATAAAAATAAGTATAATTTATTTACAGTACTCAATGATGATATGAAAGTAATAAATATAATATATGAAGAAGAATTAATAAGGGCACTTAAAATTTATGGAAATATAAGTATAGAAGATTATTTAAATACCGTAGATGAAATAGATAAACTTGCCAGAATGGCCATTGATGAATGGCAGGATTGGAAAGATGAGTGTAATAAAGAAGTATAAACAATTGATTTTATTTTTTTATTTATGATAAAATGTATTGATAAAATACAAGTTCAACATAGGAGGAAATTTGATGAACAAAATTTCGGATGATATATTGTGTAAGGTTGAAAAACCTATTAGATATACAGGTGGAGAGTTAAACTCCTTTTCAAAAGACAAAAATAGTGTTGACATAAGATTAGCATTTTGTTTTCCAGATGTATATGAAGTGGGAATGTCTCATTTAGGTACAAAAATATTGTACTATACTCTAAACCAAAGAAAAGATACATTTTGTGAAAGAGCATTTGCGCCATGGCCAGACATGGAAGATCTTATGAGAAAAAATAATATTCCAATGTACACATTAGAAACAAAAGATTCTTTAAAAGAGTTTGATTTTGTAGCGTTTACACTTCAGTATGAAATGAGTTATACAAATATACTAAATATGCTTCATATGGCTAATATACCAATAAGAGCATCTCAAAGATCAGAGGATGATCCAATAGTTTTTTGTGGAGGTCCTTGTGCGTATAATCCAGAACCTTTACATGATGTTGCGGACTTTTTTGCATTAGGTGAGGGAGAGGTACAGCTTAATGAGGTTCTAGACTTATATCAAGAATGTAGAAAACAAGGATTAAGTAAAAAAGAGTTTTTAAGAAAAGCCGTTAACATAAGAGGAATATATGTGCCTAGTCTTTATGATGTTACTTATAATGAAGATGGTACTATAAAAGAGTTTAAACCTAAATATGATGATGTACCTAAAAAGGTTACTAAGGCTATTATTAATAATTTTAATGAAGTGGAATTTCCAGATAAATTAATAGTTCCTTATGGAGAAATAGTTCATGATAGAGTTACTATAGAAACTTTTAGAGGATGCACAAGAGGATGTAGATTCTGTCAAGCAGGTATGATATATAGACCAGTTAGAGAAAAGACTAAAGAAAAAATAATGGAACAAGTAGATGAGCTTTTAAAAGCTACTGGATATGAAGAAGTATCACTTGTATCTTTAAGTATTTGTGATTATTCAGATATACAAGGTCTTATAACTTCATTAATTGAAAAATATAAAGATAAAAAAGTAGGGGTATCACTACCATCGATAAGAATAGATGCCTTCTGTGTAGATTTAATAAAAGAAATTCAAAAGGTTAGAAAGACAGGACTTACTTTTGCACCAGAAGCAGGAAGTCAAAGAATGAGAGATATAATAAATAAAGGTGTTACAGAAGCAGATCTTATGGCATCTGTATCTAATGCATTTAAATCAGGATGGTCTACTATAAAACTATACTTTATGATAGGACTTTCTTATGAAAAAGATGAGGATGTAATTGGAATTGCAGAACTTGGAGAAAAGGTAGTTGAAGAATATTATAAGATACCTAAAGATGAAAGACAAAAAGGACTTAAGGTTACTTTGAGTACATCTATTTTTGTACCAAAACCATTTACTCCGTTTCAATGGGCTCCTCAAGATAGAATGGAAGTAGTTAAGAATAAAATTCAACTTATTAGAAATTCTGTTAAGAGTAAAAGAATACAATATAATTGGCATGAATCCCCTGTAAGTTATATGGAAGCTATTTTAGCAAGAGGAGATAGAAAAGTATGTGATGTTATAATAAAAGCTTTTGAAAAGGGTGCTAAATTTGATGGCTGGGGAGAATATTTCAATTTTGAAACTTGGCAAGAAGCTTTAAAAGAGTGTAATGTTGACGGAGAATTTTATGCTTATCGTGAAAGAAGTTATGATGAAGTATTACCTTGGGATTTCATAGATGTTGGAGTATCTAAAGAATTCTTAATAAGAGAAAATGAAAAAGCAAAAAAAGCAGAGCTTACTCCAGACTGTAGACAAGGATGTAAAAACTGTGGTATTAATACAAATGAAAGTTTTAAGGAGGGAACATGTTTTGAAAATGCGATATTTAATAAAGTACACTAAAGAGGATGAAATAAAATATGTTGCTCACTTAGACTTAATGAGAACTATACAGAGAATATTAAGAAGATCTGAATTACCTGTTGAATATTCAAAGGGTTTTAATCCTCATATAATTTTATCTATTGCTCAGCCTTTGTCTGTAGGAGTTGCATCTAAAGGTGAGTATATGGATGTAGAGTTTAAAGAAGAGGTAAATGAAAATATTATAAAAGAGAGATTAAATGCAAGTACACCATTAGGTATAAAAATTTTAGAAGTTGTAAAAACTAAAGAAAAAATTGGAGAAAAGAAAACTCCACCATCTATGGCAGCTGTACAAGCAGCAGAATATAAAATTATATTAAAATGTATTGATGGGAAAAAAGCAGAAGAAGGTTTGAAAAAATTACTTCAATTAGATGAATGGAAAATCATTAAGAAAACTAAAAAAGGGGAAAAGGAAGTAAATATAAGAGCTTTAATTAAAAATATTAATTTTAGTGTAAGTGATAATAAGCTTAATATTAACACATTGGTATCATGTGGAAGTGTAGACAA
This region includes:
- a CDS encoding M50 family metallopeptidase, giving the protein MKIDKEKQLIIKISKLSIPYIIILFIIGFKGKLLISFVLVFMHEIVHYITAKRLGFKGFGIEILPIGAVLKLRDLDEADPKEDLIISLSGPLFNLIFAMISYLLNIKFSNEYLQLLYISNLALGAFNLIPALPLDGGRILRDILAFKTFYKRANKITVNVSLVIGSLISAYFLILIVLGFKNVSIGIIGFLIIVTSYKEKERIVYLIMGDIIKKKCKLITKGYIENKSVSIYYKKNLLDALGVIDKNKYNLFTVLNDDMKVINIIYEEELIRALKIYGNISIEDYLNTVDEIDKLARMAIDEWQDWKDECNKEV
- a CDS encoding TIGR03960 family B12-binding radical SAM protein — encoded protein: MNKISDDILCKVEKPIRYTGGELNSFSKDKNSVDIRLAFCFPDVYEVGMSHLGTKILYYTLNQRKDTFCERAFAPWPDMEDLMRKNNIPMYTLETKDSLKEFDFVAFTLQYEMSYTNILNMLHMANIPIRASQRSEDDPIVFCGGPCAYNPEPLHDVADFFALGEGEVQLNEVLDLYQECRKQGLSKKEFLRKAVNIRGIYVPSLYDVTYNEDGTIKEFKPKYDDVPKKVTKAIINNFNEVEFPDKLIVPYGEIVHDRVTIETFRGCTRGCRFCQAGMIYRPVREKTKEKIMEQVDELLKATGYEEVSLVSLSICDYSDIQGLITSLIEKYKDKKVGVSLPSIRIDAFCVDLIKEIQKVRKTGLTFAPEAGSQRMRDIINKGVTEADLMASVSNAFKSGWSTIKLYFMIGLSYEKDEDVIGIAELGEKVVEEYYKIPKDERQKGLKVTLSTSIFVPKPFTPFQWAPQDRMEVVKNKIQLIRNSVKSKRIQYNWHESPVSYMEAILARGDRKVCDVIIKAFEKGAKFDGWGEYFNFETWQEALKECNVDGEFYAYRERSYDEVLPWDFIDVGVSKEFLIRENEKAKKAELTPDCRQGCKNCGINTNESFKEGTCFENAIFNKVH
- a CDS encoding TIGR03936 family radical SAM-associated protein produces the protein MKMRYLIKYTKEDEIKYVAHLDLMRTIQRILRRSELPVEYSKGFNPHIILSIAQPLSVGVASKGEYMDVEFKEEVNENIIKERLNASTPLGIKILEVVKTKEKIGEKKTPPSMAAVQAAEYKIILKCIDGKKAEEGLKKLLQLDEWKIIKKTKKGEKEVNIRALIKNINFSVSDNKLNINTLVSCGSVDNLSAQAMSQYIKDNIEGIDKEAFTYIERQELFAYKEDKLLTLSEYLGK